The region ATCCGGTCAGCGGGCCCCCCGGCTCCTTCCCCGCCGTGTCCAGCCGCCCGGTCGAGGAGGGTGCCGCTGCCGGCCCGACCCGCCCGTGGAAAATCGAAGCACGGGCCCTGGCCGCCCCGGCACCCGGCCCACCCCGGGCAAACCccggacgccgcgtccgatggtgCCCATCCCGGGGACGCTGCATCCCCGGGTGACCCCGTCTCCGCTGGAAAAAATCCGCCCAGCGGGCCCCCTGCTCCTTCCCCGCCGAGCCCAGCCGCCCGGTCGAGGTGGGTGCCGCTGCCGGCCCGACCCGCCCGTGGAAAATCGAAGGCCGGGCCCTGGCCGCCCCGGCACCCGGCCCACCCCGGGCAAACCccggacgccgcgtccgatggtACCCACCCCGGGGACCCTGCGTCCCCGCTTGACCCCCTGGCAGCAGGACGAAAGACCCCTCCCGATAAACACCGCTTACAACACGCAAGTCAATGCGAAATTCACACCGAGGGCGACACCGGACGACCCGACGGCGCAGCGGCGGAGGGCTCGGGCCGCCCTGGGCAAACCGAGGACGGCGAATCCGATGGTGCCCACCGCGGGGAGCCTGCGCCCTCGGACGACCCCGTTCTCGCGGGAAACAGTCCGGCGAGCGGACCCCCGGCCCCTTCCCCCGCTGTCGGCCGATCCGACGGTCAGAATCTCCTGCCGACTCCTGGCTGGGTGAGCGGGGGTGTCGGCTCGGCATGCGGGGCGCTgtcggcccgctgcgtcgagaTCTGCCG is a window of Lytechinus pictus isolate F3 Inbred unplaced genomic scaffold, Lp3.0 scaffold_241, whole genome shotgun sequence DNA encoding:
- the LOC129284197 gene encoding uncharacterized protein LOC129284197; translation: MVPTPGTLLPSKTPSPLEKIRSAGPPAPSPPCPAARSRRVPLPARPARGKSKHGPWPPRHPAHPGQTPDAASDGAHPGDAASPGDPVSAGKNPPSGPPAPSPPSPAARSRWVPLPARPARGKSKAGPWPPRHPAHPGQTPDAASDGTHPGDPASPLDPLAAGRKTPPDKHRLQHASQCEIHTEGDTGRPDGAAAEGSGRPGQTEDGESDGAHRGEPAPSDDPVLAGNSPASGPPAPSPAVGRSDGQNLLPTPGWVSGGVGSACGALSARCVEICRSESSADARVGEREGRLGMRGAVGPLRRDLPVTISRHLLRG